The following proteins are co-located in the Deinococcus metallilatus genome:
- the mnmE gene encoding tRNA uridine-5-carboxymethylaminomethyl(34) synthesis GTPase MnmE produces the protein MTRTGLSDTIAAIATAPGSAGVGIVRVSGPDALKVADGVFRGRRKPSAARGGRFLFGQLVAGDGEVLDEGLCLVFRGPHSYTGEDVAELQTHGSPAVLSRVLSRALELGARPARPGEFTLRAYLGGRLDLAQAEAVLGLVNAGTDTARRQAALGLSGALGERVERVAAQVTRTLAALQAMLDYPEEGVPDEDRAVPLAAAEAELTALVGTARAGQVATRGARLALIGRPNAGKSSLLNALLGYERSIVTPVPGTTRDYLEAQLSLAGVPVTLVDTAGIRETGDEVEAAGVRQAVSLAGAADLVLALEDGSQPREVLPAGLPEEARVLRVRTKADLPPAWTDPDTLAVSAVTGRGLPELRDTIHAALIGDAARGEAWLTTERQADAARRALTHIQAARLLPDDLAGYELEEALRALADLTGRDVQEDVVDAVFRNFCVGK, from the coding sequence GTGACGCGCACCGGCTTATCCGACACCATCGCCGCCATCGCCACCGCACCCGGGAGCGCGGGCGTGGGCATCGTGCGGGTGAGCGGGCCGGACGCGCTGAAGGTGGCCGACGGCGTGTTCCGGGGGCGGCGCAAGCCCAGTGCGGCTCGGGGAGGCCGCTTCCTGTTCGGCCAACTGGTCGCGGGAGACGGGGAGGTGCTGGACGAGGGCCTCTGCCTGGTGTTCCGGGGACCGCACAGCTACACCGGCGAGGACGTGGCCGAACTCCAGACGCACGGCAGCCCGGCGGTGCTCTCCCGGGTGCTCTCCCGGGCGCTGGAACTGGGCGCGCGGCCCGCCCGGCCCGGCGAATTCACGCTGCGCGCCTACCTGGGCGGGCGGCTCGATCTGGCGCAGGCGGAGGCGGTGCTAGGACTGGTGAACGCGGGCACGGATACGGCGCGGCGGCAGGCCGCCCTGGGCCTCTCGGGGGCGCTGGGCGAGCGGGTGGAGCGGGTGGCGGCCCAGGTCACGCGCACGCTGGCCGCCCTCCAGGCCATGCTCGACTACCCCGAAGAAGGGGTACCCGATGAGGACCGCGCGGTCCCCCTGGCCGCGGCAGAGGCGGAACTGACGGCGCTGGTCGGCACGGCCCGCGCCGGGCAGGTCGCCACACGAGGCGCGCGGCTGGCGCTGATCGGGCGCCCCAACGCGGGCAAGAGCAGCCTGCTGAACGCCCTGCTGGGCTACGAGCGCAGCATCGTCACGCCGGTCCCCGGCACCACCCGCGACTATCTGGAAGCGCAGCTCTCACTGGCGGGTGTCCCCGTCACGCTGGTGGACACGGCGGGCATCCGCGAGACGGGCGACGAGGTGGAGGCGGCCGGAGTGCGGCAGGCCGTGAGCCTGGCCGGGGCGGCCGACCTGGTGCTGGCGCTGGAAGACGGCAGCCAGCCGCGCGAGGTCCTGCCCGCCGGGCTGCCGGAGGAGGCGCGCGTGCTCCGCGTGCGGACCAAGGCCGACCTGCCCCCGGCCTGGACCGACCCGGACACGCTGGCCGTGAGTGCCGTGACCGGGCGGGGCCTCCCCGAACTGCGGGACACCATTCACGCCGCTTTGATCGGGGACGCGGCCCGGGGCGAGGCCTGGCTGACCACCGAGCGGCAGGCGGACGCGGCGCGGCGGGCGCTGACGCACATCCAGGCGGCCCGCCTCCTCCCTGACGACCTCGCCGGGTACGAACTGGAAGAAGCCCTGCGGGCGTTGGCCGACCTGACCGGGCGCGACGTGCAGGAAGACGTGGTGGACGCCGTTTTCCGCAATTTCTGCGTGGGCAAGTAG
- a CDS encoding M-like protein — translation MTQRDDNQPNPSDTVKTEDEISNVDLQFMGAQRDQMDARIDMQDVAPGEYRDMGLNKQDVASIGSMITSDPASTTPGEETSLNTKDSEV, via the coding sequence ATGACCCAGCGTGACGACAACCAGCCCAACCCCTCCGATACGGTGAAGACCGAGGACGAGATCAGCAACGTGGACCTGCAATTCATGGGGGCCCAGCGGGACCAGATGGACGCCCGGATCGACATGCAGGACGTGGCCCCCGGCGAATACCGGGACATGGGCCTGAACAAGCAGGACGTGGCTTCTATCGGCAGCATGATCACCAGCGACCCGGCCAGCACCACGCCCGGCGAGGAAACGTCGCTGAACACCAAAGACAGCGAAGTCTGA